One window from the genome of Daphnia pulex isolate KAP4 chromosome 9, ASM2113471v1 encodes:
- the LOC124203007 gene encoding PCI domain-containing protein 2-like: protein MANLNLNQYLREIQSSWQSRSGTEVSELLSFNHPHVMSSKLILEGFEKSVERIVEAPFDEIVVLHLRCLSYINQQKYLEAYSEQSALVQAFTKLFQTQKEDNWALFIMYVISLDLRMFAIKADKELAKKGADKPGQTLEKAAECLMGLFRVCAADNRSSDEDTKRWGMLYLVNQLLKIYFRINKLHLCKALIRAIDASQFKDQFSLSQQVTYRYYVGRKAIFESDFKSAEKYLSYAFERCHKNCRANKRLILIYLIPVKMLLGHLPTTQLLRKYDLLQFSEVVQAVREGNLRRLNNALLQHDAFFIRCGVYLILEKLKVTTYRNLFKKVTLLMKTHQIPIEAYLEALKFMGVEDIDLDETQCIIANLIFENKIKGYISNSHNKLVISKQNAFPSLAAIV from the exons atggctaacttgaatttgaatcaataTTTACGTGAG ATTCAATCTTCATGGCAATCTCGAAGTGGAACTGAAGTTTCa GAACTCCTGTCATTCAATCACCCACATGTTATGAGCTCCAAACTTATTTTGGAGGGATTTGAAAAGTCTGTTGAAAGAATCGTGGAAGCTCCTTTTGATGAGATTGTTGTCCTTCATCTCAG ATGCTTAAGCTATATCAACCAGCAAAAGTATTTAGAAGCATACTCTGAGCAAAGTGCTTTGGTACAGGCGTTTACAAAGCTCTTTCAGACACAGAAGGAAGACAACTGGGCTTTATTCATCATGTATGTCATAAGTTTAGATTTGCGTATGTTTGCAATCAAAGCAGACAAAGAATTGGCCAAAAAAGGAGCAGACAAACCAGGACAAACACTTGAAAAGGCTGCAGAGTGCCTCATGGGACTTTTTAGAGTGTGTGCTGCTGACAA TCGGTCATCTGATGAAGATACAAAACGCTGGGGAATGCTGTATTTGGTCAACCAGCTGTTGAAAATCTACTTTAGAATAAACAAATTGCATCTTTGTAAGGCTCTTATTCGCGCAATTGATGCCTCCCAGTTCAAGGACCAGTTCTCCCTCAGCCAACAAGTGACTTACCGATACTATGTCGGCAGAAAGGCCATTTTCGAAAGTGATTTCAAAAGCG CTGAGAAATATTTATCCTACGCGTTTGAGCGGTGTCACAAGAACTGCCGCGCCAACAAACGACTGATTTTAATCTACCTGATTCCCGTCAAAATGCTTTTG GGTCATCTTCCTACAACCCAATTGCTGAGAAAGTATGACCTTCTACAGTTTAGCGAAGTGGTGCAAGCTGTTAGGGAGGGTAATCTCCGGAGACTCAACAATGCCCTTCTTCAACACGATGCCTTTTTCATTCGCTGCGgtgtttatttgattcttgAAAAGTTAAAAGTCACCACCTACAGAAACTTGTTTAAGAAAGT AACTTTGCTCATGAAAACTCATCAAATCCCGATCGAAGCCTATCTTGAGGCCTTAAAATTCATGGGAGTTGAAGACATAGACTTGGACGAGACGCAAT GTATCATTGCAAACCTCATCTTTGAGAACAAAATCAAAGGGTACATTTCCAACAGCCACAACAAGCTGGTAATCAGCAAGCAGAATGCGTTCCCATCGCTGGCTGCTATCGTATAA